A genomic stretch from Xiphophorus maculatus strain JP 163 A chromosome 14, X_maculatus-5.0-male, whole genome shotgun sequence includes:
- the tec gene encoding tyrosine-protein kinase Tec gives MSADPLLQETLIKRSQQKKRTSPLNYKERVFVLTKTRLTYYEGKPEKKFKRGSVELSRIKCVEIVKIGGGNIPCQNKYPFQVVYDTNTLYVFAPSQKSRTLWVLMLKNEIQHNAGVLLKFHPQFWLEGLWLCCRQAGKQAPGCEEYNLLGDISRKPLPPIPEQENTRRPRPPPVPQDEDEEDDEEEEQEEVVVALYDFPGMEPHDLKLVCGGEYVILEKCDVNWFRARNEYGEEGYIPSNYVTEKTSGNLVEFAWYSKGVNRNMAEELLRKEDKEGAFIVRDSSHPSTYTVSLYTKAGSGEGGPMIKHYHIKETQCTPKKFYLAEKHLFSSIPELIEYHSHNGAGLAARLRYPVGKQDKSGPSTAGFSYEMWEIKPSELTFMKELGSGQYGQVRLGMWRSQHKVAIKTIKEGAMYEEDFIEEAKLMMKLSHPKLVQLYGVCSQQRPIYIVTEFMQQGCMVNYLRQRRGSFSLGSLLDMCLDVCEGMEYLEANSFIHRDLAARNCLMNDAMVVKVSDFGMARYVLDNQYTSTKGAKFPVKWSPPEVFNYCKFSSKSDVWSYGVLMWEVFTEGQMPFDQSLNHEVVAMVTNGHRLFRPKMATAALYDIMQLCWNNRPEERPSFSELCLRLSDVLEDDGFSSS, from the exons ATGAGTGCCGATCCGCTACTGCAGGAGACGCTGATCAAGCGTTCGCAGCAGAAGAAAAGGACGTCGCCGCTGAACTACAAGGAGCGAGTGTTTGTCCTCACCAAGACCAGGCTGACGTACTACGAAGGGAAACCAGAG AAGAAGTTCAAGAGGGGCTCGGTGGAGCTGAGCCGCATCAAATGTGTGGAAATCGTGAAGATTGGAGGTGGGAATATCCCCTGCCAGAACAAATACCCGTTccag GTTGTGTACGATACCAACACGCTGTATGTTTTCGCTCCCAGTCAGAAGAGCAGAACTCTGTGGGTCCTGATGCTCAAAAATG AGATCCAACACAACGCAGGCGTGCTGCTGAAGTTTCACCCCCAGTTCTGGCTGGAGGGCCTCTGGCTTTGCTGTCGCCAGGCAGGCAAACAGGCGCCGGGCTGCGAGGAGTACAACCTGCTGGGAGACa TTTCCAGAAAACCTTTGCCTCCGATTCCTGAACAGGAAAACACG CGCCGGCCCCGACCTCCTCCGGTCCCGCAGGACGAAGACGAGGAGGAtgacgaggaggaggagcaggaggaggtggtggtggcCCTCTACGACTTCCCAGGGATGGAGCCGCACGACCTGAAGCTGGTCTGCGGCGGAGAGTACGTCATCCTGGAGAAATGTGACGTCAACTGGTTCAGGGCGCGCAACGAGTACGG GGAGGAAGGCTACATCCCGAGTAACTACGTGACGGAGAAAACGTCTGGGAACCTGGTGGAGTTCGC ATGGTACAGTAAAGGAGTAAACAGGAACATGGCTGAGGAGCTGCTGAGGAAGGAG GACAAAGAAGGAGCCTTCATTGTGAGAGACTCCAGCCATCCGTCGACATACACCGTCTCTCTTTACACCAAAGCAGGATCTGG gGAAGGAGGTCCAATGATTAAACATTATCACATTAAAGAGACGCAATGCACGCCCAAAAAGTTTTACCTGGCTGAGAAACACCTGTTCAGCTCCATCCCTGAACTCATCGAGTACCACAGCCACAACGGAGCCG GTCTTGCAGCCAGGCTCAGATATCCTGTAGGAAAGCAGGACAAGTCAGGTCCATCGACGGCAGGCTTCAGCTACG AAATGTGGGAGATCAAACCGAGCGAGTTGACCTTCATGAAGGAGCTGGGCAGCGGTCAGTACGGCCAAGTCAGGCTCGGCATGTGGAGGTCGCAGCACAAGGTGGCCATCAAGACCATCAAGGAGGGCGCCATGTACGAGGAGGACTTCATCGAAGAGGCCAAACTCATGAT GAAGTTGTCCCATCCCAAGCTGGTGCAGCTGTACGGCGTCTGCAGCCAGCAGAGGCCCATCTACATCGTCACAGAGTTCATGCAGCAGGGCTGCATGGTGAACTACCTGAGGCAGCGGCGCGGCAGCTTCAGCCTCGGGTCGCTGCTCGATATGTGCCTGGACGTCTGCGAGGGCATGGAGTACCTGGAGGCAAACAGCTTCATCCACAGAGACCTG GCGGCCAGAAACTGCCTGATGAACGACGCTATGGTGGTGAAGGTTTCTGACTTCGGCATGGCCAG ATACGTCTTGGACAACCAGTACACCAGCACCAAAGGCGCCAAGTTTCCTGTGAAGTGGTCTCCGCCTGAGGTCTTTAACTACTGCAAGTTCAGCAGCAAGTCGGACGTCTGGTCGTACG GCGTGCTGATGTGGGAGGTGTTCACAGAGGGCCAAATGCCCTTCGACCAAAGTCTCAATCACGaagtggttgccatggtaaccaaCGGCCATCGGCTGTTCCGGCCCAAGATGGCCACGGCCGCCCTGTACGACATCATGCAGCTCTGTTGGAACAAC AGACCGGAGGAGCGTCCGTCTTTCTCTGAGCTTTGCCTGAGGCTCTCAGACGTTTTGGAGGACGACGGTTTTTCTTCATCCTGA
- the LOC102226953 gene encoding endonuclease domain-containing 1 protein-like, whose translation MESVSDCDRFFLDQTPPHVPSILEGGKILDQNQYKLICQTYGEQRRFVTLYDVQNGIPVFSAFKFTGEVSRRRPKSVWKIEPQMVWLAFTLH comes from the exons ATGGAGTCGGTGTCGGACTGTGACCGCTTCTTTCTTGACCAAACGCCACCGCATGTTCCTAGCATCCTGGAGGGCGGGAAGATCCTCGATCAGAACCAGTACAAGCTCATTTGCCAGACCTACGGGGAACAAAGGAGATTTGTGACGCTTTACGATGTGCAGAACGGGATTCCGGTGTTTTCCGCTTTCAAGTTCACTGGAGAAGTTTCCAGAAGGAGACCCAAGAGCGTTTGGAAGATAGAACCTCAG atggTGTGGTTGGCTTTCAcgctgcactga
- the LOC102234249 gene encoding tripartite motif-containing protein 16-like, which translates to MAQPGRLVDSMKFFCSICLDLLKDPVTIPCGHSYCMNCIKDCWDGEDQRRIHSCPQCRKEFIPRPELVKNIMLAELVEDLRKTGLQTAPVDHCYAGPDDVACDVCTGRKMKAVKSCLVCLASYCKNHLQPHYESPTFKKHNLVEASTKLLQNICSRHDEVMKIFCRTDQQCICYLCTMDEHKGHETVPAATERAEKQKKLQESQQQIHQRIQDQEKDVKLLQQEVEAINVSADKAVEDSEKIFTDLIRLLQERSSDVKQQIRSQQETEVSRVKDVQEKLEQEITELKRKDAELEQLSHTEDHNQFLLNYPSLPALSESTHSSSINIRPLRHFEDVAAAVSELRDIMQDVLRDSWTNISLTITAVDVLLVEPEPEPNSRDEFLKYSQKITLDPNTAYRKLLLSEGSRKVSCLIEGEEESEEEEESEEEEESEEEEEEESEEEEELYPGHPDRFSDVPQVLSRESLTKRYYWEVERTGKVDVAVSYKNISRGGSQECLFGFNDKSWSLYCTTNSYRFYHNKVKTSVPGPVSSRIGVYLDHRAGILSFYSVSETMTLLHRVQTRFTQPLHAGVYVFSHGASAGFIKLK; encoded by the coding sequence ATGGCACAACCAGGAAGACTCGTGGATTCAATGAAATTCTTTTGTTCGATCTGTTTGGATCTACTGAAGGATCCGGTGACTATTCCCTGTGGACACAGTTACTGTATGAACTGCATTAAAGACTGCTGGGATGGAGAAGATCAGAGAAGAATCCACAGCTGCCCTCAATGCAGGAAAGAGTTCATACCGAGACCTGAACTGGTGAAAAACATCATGCTAGCAGAGTTGGTGGAGGATCTGAGGAAGACTGGACTCCAAACTGCTCCCGTTGATCACTGCTATGCTGGACCTGATGATGTGGCCTGTGATGTCTGTACTGGGAGGAAGATGAAAGCTGTCAAATCCTGTCTGGTCTGTTTGGCTTCTTATTGCAAAAATCACCTTCAACCTCACTATGAATCTCCTAcgtttaaaaaacataatctggTTGAAGCGTCTACTAAACTTCTGCAGAACATCTGCTCTCGTcatgatgaggtgatgaagatcTTCTGTCGTACTGATCAGCAGTGTATCTGTTATCTCTGCACTATGGATGAACATAAAGGCCATGAAACAGTCCCAGCTGCAACAGAAAGAgctgagaagcagaagaagctcCAGGAGAGTCAACAACAAATCCATCAGAGAATCCAGGACcaagagaaagatgtgaagctgcttcaacaggaggtggaggccatcaatgtctctgctgataaagcagtggaggacagtgagaagatcttcactgatctgatccgtctcctccaggaaagaagctctgatgtgaagcagcagatcagatcccagcaggaaactgaagtgagtcgagtcaaagatgttcaggagaagctggagcaggagatcactgagctgaagaggaaagacgctgagctggagcagctctcacacacagaggatcacaaccagtttctcctcaactacccctcactgccagcactcagtgagtctacacactcatccagcatcaacatccgtcctctgagacactttgaggacgtggcagcagctgtgtcagagctcagagacatAATGCAGGACGTCCTGAGAGACTCATggacaaacatctcactgaCAATCACTGCAGTGGATGTTCTACTGGTagaaccagagccagaaccaaacagcagagatgaattcttaaaatattcacaaaaaatcACCCTGGACCCAAATACAGCATACAGGAAGCTGTTATTATCTGAGGGGAGCAGAAAAGTGTCTTGTCTGATTGAAGGCGAAGAAGAGtcggaagaggaagaagagtcggaagaggaagaagagtcagaagaggaagaggaagaagagtcggaagaggaagaagaactTTATCCTGgtcatccagacagatttagTGATGTCCCTCAGGTCCTGAGTAGAGAGAGTCTGACTAAACGTTATTACTGGGAGGTGGAGCGGACAGGAAAAGTTGATGTAGCAGTTTCATACAAGAATATCAGCAGAGGAGGGTCACAAGAATGTTTATTTGGATTCAATGACAAATCCTGGTCATTATATTGTACCACAAACAGTTACAGATTTTATCACAACAAAGTTAAAACTTCAGTAccaggtccagtttcctccagaataggagtgtacctggatcacagagcaggtattctgtctttctacagcgtctctgaaaccatgactctcctccacagagtccagacaaGATTCACTCAGCCTCTGCATGCTGGGGtttatgttttctctcatgGAGCCTCTGCTGGGTTCATTAAGCTGAAATAG